In a single window of the Flavobacterium sp. W4I14 genome:
- a CDS encoding XTP/dITP diphosphohydrolase (product_source=KO:K02428; cath_funfam=3.90.950.10; cog=COG0127; ko=KO:K02428; pfam=PF01725; superfamily=52972; tigrfam=TIGR00042), which produces MKKLVFATNNQHKTEEIRAALEGKYEVLNLEDIGCLVDIPETADTFEGNATLKSSYVAEHFDLDCFADDSGLEVDALNNEPGVYSARYSGSRDSLENIQLVLAKLEGNPNRKARFKTVISLMQGGKNHIFEGLIEGTIKTELSGSKGFGYDPIFQPNGYDITFAEMDMAEKNKISHRAIALKKMLKFLK; this is translated from the coding sequence ATGAAAAAACTTGTATTTGCTACCAATAATCAACATAAAACAGAAGAAATACGTGCTGCACTTGAAGGTAAATATGAAGTGCTGAATCTGGAAGATATTGGTTGTTTGGTTGATATTCCTGAAACTGCAGATACCTTTGAAGGAAATGCTACCTTAAAAAGCAGCTATGTAGCCGAACATTTTGATTTGGACTGTTTTGCAGATGATAGCGGTTTAGAAGTAGATGCTTTGAATAACGAACCGGGTGTTTATTCTGCCCGATATTCAGGAAGCAGGGATAGTTTAGAAAATATTCAGTTGGTTTTAGCTAAACTTGAGGGGAACCCAAACAGAAAAGCAAGGTTTAAAACAGTGATTTCTTTAATGCAGGGTGGTAAAAACCACATTTTTGAAGGTTTAATTGAAGGAACCATCAAAACAGAGCTATCAGGTTCGAAAGGCTTCGGTTATGATCCTATATTTCAACCAAACGGCTATGATATCACTTTTGCTGAGATGGACATGGCAGAGAAGAATAAAATCAGCCACAGGGCTATTGCACTAAAAAAGATGTTGAAATTTTTGAAGTGA
- a CDS encoding DNA polymerase III psi subunit (product_source=COG3050; cog=COG3050; superfamily=102220) translates to MENQVTNNANALRLFFTEEVFLVKDESVEILPLRNPEPVFAAENVSVTEVKEPLLNPEITQIPGINPTNVPKVYTQGPEIPHIVAEPAPEKTFKFLGGNKKSVLILVNDNENDVSTEQGRELLRKIVKAVDLGTPDFAILNYANYSGTDYVELHRFFKPAIMLSFGVEIADLRLNLSWQNEIIVHETTRIIFAPNLHHLDSDLTAKKILWGHLQKIK, encoded by the coding sequence ATGGAAAACCAGGTTACCAACAATGCGAATGCTTTACGTTTATTTTTTACTGAAGAGGTTTTTTTGGTGAAGGATGAAAGCGTAGAAATTCTGCCTTTACGTAATCCAGAGCCAGTTTTTGCTGCTGAAAATGTTTCTGTTACGGAAGTAAAAGAACCTCTTTTAAACCCAGAAATAACGCAAATTCCTGGGATTAATCCTACAAATGTACCTAAAGTTTATACGCAAGGTCCTGAAATTCCGCATATTGTGGCCGAACCAGCACCAGAAAAAACGTTTAAATTTTTAGGTGGAAATAAAAAATCGGTCCTGATTTTAGTAAACGATAATGAGAATGATGTAAGTACCGAACAAGGCAGGGAACTGCTGAGGAAAATTGTGAAGGCAGTAGATTTGGGTACACCTGATTTTGCCATTTTAAATTATGCAAATTATAGCGGAACTGACTATGTAGAATTGCATAGGTTTTTTAAACCTGCCATTATGTTATCTTTTGGAGTAGAGATTGCCGACTTGAGGCTGAACCTTAGCTGGCAGAATGAAATCATCGTTCACGAAACCACCAGGATTATATTTGCCCCTAACCTCCATCATCTGGATAGCGATTTAACCGCTAAGAAAATACTTTGGGGGCATCTTCAGAAAATTAAATAA